From the Ciona intestinalis chromosome 2, KH, whole genome shotgun sequence genome, one window contains:
- the LOC100183863 gene encoding alpha-(1,6)-fucosyltransferase-like isoform X3 — protein sequence MKPYVKQETKEIFNEQKRLLLTRINTLRSITADKRNRKSQKLLVELEKRIQTSQNPLKCEKILRCVLPGSGLGSQMHQLVHCFLAAFGTGRVLVLEKGATMITYGTLVESVFKPLSENCRDRPSPNAVIWNGNTDQNEDVVMVTFGSIASNRGMFAPPIIPLEMKDELVKLMGEPEAWFAGAFVKYAMRLQPDIQEKIDKATSEMDLAPPLVGIHIRRTDKLLWEAQHHSVEEYMRHVVEYYDVKNLETNEEPKERKVYVASDDLTTVTELKNKYPNYKFISGQSASSRNHEGLVGVVTDVLILSKCDYLVCTFSSNVCRLSYELMHTHTADASVKFHSLDDIYYYLAPRYQVAVLPHTAGNSKEIDIEVGDVIGVRGNHWDGFSLGLNRRTSKVGLYPSFKATFKVNTGHFLDYQL from the exons ATGAAACCATACGTAAAACAAGAAACTAaggaaatatttaatgaacaGAAAAG gttACTATTAACTCGGATAAACACATTGCGCTCTATAACCGCTGATAAAAGAAACAGAAAGTCGCAAAAGCTGTTGGTGGAGTTGGAAAAACGAATTCAAACTTCGCAG aaCCCCTTGAAATGCGAAAAAATCCTACGATGCGTTCTACCTGGAAGCGGACTAGGATCCCAAATGCACCAGCTTGTTCATTGCTTCTTGGCAGCGTTTGGAACAGGACGTGTATTGGTACTTGAGAAAGGGGCAACCATGATTACATACGGAACTCTGGTAGAATCAGTGTTTAAACCGCTGAGCGAAAATTGCAGAGATCGCCCATCCCCCAACGCTGTGATTTGGAACG GAAACACTGATCAAAACGAAGATGTTGTCATGGTTACATTTGGAAGTATAGCTTCTAACCGTGGCATGTTTGCCCCACCAATTATTCCACTCGAAATGAAAGATGAACTGGTTAAGTTGATGGGTGAACCAGAGGCGTGGTTTGCAGGCGCTTTTGTTAAGTATGCCATGCGACTTCAACCAGACATACAAGAGAAAATTGATAAAGCAACATCAGAAATGGACCTAGCTCCTCCGCTTGTGGG TATTCATATTCGGCGAACTGATAAGTTACTCTGGGAGGCACAACACCATTCTGTTGAAGAGTACATGCGTCACGTGGTAgagtattatgacgtaaagaACCTGGAGACCAATGAGGAACCGAAAGAGAGAAAAGTTTACGTGGCAAGCGATGATTTAACAACAGTTACTGAACTTAAGAATAA GTATCCCAACTACAAGTTCATTTCTGGACAGTCAGCAAGTAGTAGAAATCATGAAGGATTGGTCGGCGTTGTTACTGACGTATTGATTCTCTCCAAATGCGACTACCTTGTTTGCACATTCTCTTCTAAC GTTTGCCGTCTTAGTTACGAACTGATGCATACTCACACAGCAGATGCCTCAGTCAAATTTCATTCTCTAGAcgatatatattattatttagcaCCACGTTACCAAGTCGCGGTGCTTCCCCACACAGCGGGGAATTCCAAAGAAATTGACATAGAAgttggtgacgtcatagggGTACGTGGAAACCACTGGGATGGATTTTCCCTTGGCTTAAATCGTAGGACCAGCAAAGTGGGCCTGTATCCATCGTTTAAAGCTACTTTTAAAGTGAACACTGGACATTTCCTGGATTATCAATTATAG
- the LOC100179165 gene encoding R-spondin-3-like isoform X2, producing MPRRLRRDMVLIGIKWAYLYYITAAFMAIFCIDSSCLCDAQRTASALAPRQVRCDPTNCSECNLLNGCLKCRPKWFILIEKLGSREIGRCYETCPSGYYHKRSNVTISTCLKCPGNCTSCFGNFCLHCNAGYYRQSNGKCKKVKCRVKCHVRKNETRRCPGGGFYGRKRYLSKSKACRKRKRTCCGRKRRTICRRNRNGRKRKRGRKTIKRCNNDTKSHSNRQRENRPCVNCSFFSRKLTPTTISSASNRS from the exons ATGCCGAGACGTCTTCGCCGTGATATGGTGCTGATTGGGATAAAGTGGGCCTacctttattacatcacagcaGCGTTTATGGCTATATTCTGCATCGACTCCTCCTGCCTCTGTGACGCACAAAGAACCGCATCAG CTCTCGCTCCAAGGCAAGTTCGTTGCGATCCTACAAATTGTTCCGAATGCAATCTCTTAAACGGGTGCCTCAAATGTAGACCCAAGTGGTTCATATTAATAGAAAAGCTGGGCTCAAGAGAAATCGGTCGCTGTTACGAAACTTGCCCAAGTGGATATTACCACAAAAGATCAAATGTTACAATCAGTACTTGTTTGA AATGCCCTGGGAACTGTACTTCATGCTTCggcaatttttgtttacactGCAATGCAGGATATTACCGGCAGTCAAACGGAAAATGCAAAAAAG tcaaGTGCCGAGTAAAGTGTCATGTTAGGAAAAACGAAACTCGGAGGTGCCCCGGTGGTGGATTTTACGGCCGGAAACGATATCTGTCGAAAAGCAAAGCGTGtaggaaaagaaaaagaacGTGCTGTGGCAGAAAGAGAAGAACTATTT GTCGCCGAAATAGGAATGGCAGAAAAAGGAAGCGAGGgagaaaaacaattaaaagatGCAATAATGATACTAAGAGCCACAGCAATAGACAACGCGAAAACAGACCTTGCGTGAACTGCTCGTTTTTTTCTCGAAAATTGACGCCAACGACAATATCTTCCGCCTCCAACAGGTCATGA
- the LOC100187016 gene encoding mitochondrial import inner membrane translocase subunit tim16-B: MANNLVRVIIAGMQVVGRAFGRAVRKEFAASQQAANKAGDGEKGAGSAAQSSLLGMSVDEAQQILNVSNIKSIEEINKNYEHLMKVNDKASGGSFYLQSKVFRAKERLDAENEVLSSSENSKNNNKSHKAES, translated from the exons atg GCGAATAATCTGGTGCGTGTAATCATAGCGGGCATGCAAGTTGTTGGGAGAGCTTTCGGACGAGCTGTAAGAAAGGAATTTgcag CAAGTCAACAAGCAGCAAATAAAGCCGGTGATGGTGAAAAGGGGGCGGGTTCGGCAGCTCAATCAAGTTTGTTGGGGATGTCAGTGGATGAAGCTCAACAAATACTTAACGTTTCCAACATTAAATCAATAGAAGAAATTaataag aactatgaacatttaatgaaaGTAAATGACAAAGCATCGGGTGGTTCCTTTTACCTTCAATCCAAG GTGTTCAGAGCTAAAGAAAGACTGGATGCTGAAAACGAAGTTTTGTCGAGCAgcgaaaattcaaaaaacaataataaatcaCACAAAGCCGAGTCATGA
- the LOC100183863 gene encoding alpha-(1,6)-fucosyltransferase-like isoform X1: protein MRFHWIKFTTTCRVLITVAVVQLVFVIYFKTTVPLSCPDVIQNDRQNTMVHEQRQEYSDRLLRSIERNAKEIGYFVNSQLDEMKPYVKQETKEIFNEQKRLLLTRINTLRSITADKRNRKSQKLLVELEKRIQTSQNPLKCEKILRCVLPGSGLGSQMHQLVHCFLAAFGTGRVLVLEKGATMITYGTLVESVFKPLSENCRDRPSPNAVIWNGNTDQNEDVVMVTFGSIASNRGMFAPPIIPLEMKDELVKLMGEPEAWFAGAFVKYAMRLQPDIQEKIDKATSEMDLAPPLVGIHIRRTDKLLWEAQHHSVEEYMRHVVEYYDVKNLETNEEPKERKVYVASDDLTTVTELKNKYPNYKFISGQSASSRNHEGLVGVVTDVLILSKCDYLVCTFSSNVCRLSYELMHTHTADASVKFHSLDDIYYYLAPRYQVAVLPHTAGNSKEIDIEVGDVIGVRGNHWDGFSLGLNRRTSKVGLYPSFKATFKVNTGHFLDYQL from the exons ATGCGTTTTCATTGGATCAAGTTCACTACAACGTGCAGGGTTCTAATAACTGTGGCAGTTGTGCAGTTAGTTTTCGTCATATACTTCAA AACAACAGTTCCCTTATCATGTCCTGATGTTATACAAAATGACAGGCAGAACACAATGGTGCATGAGCAACGACAAG AATACTCAGACCGTCTGCTGCGCTCAATTGAACGTAATGCTAAAGAAATTGGATATTTTGTCAACTCGCAGTTGGACGAAATGAAACCATACGTAAAACAAGAAACTAaggaaatatttaatgaacaGAAAAG gttACTATTAACTCGGATAAACACATTGCGCTCTATAACCGCTGATAAAAGAAACAGAAAGTCGCAAAAGCTGTTGGTGGAGTTGGAAAAACGAATTCAAACTTCGCAG aaCCCCTTGAAATGCGAAAAAATCCTACGATGCGTTCTACCTGGAAGCGGACTAGGATCCCAAATGCACCAGCTTGTTCATTGCTTCTTGGCAGCGTTTGGAACAGGACGTGTATTGGTACTTGAGAAAGGGGCAACCATGATTACATACGGAACTCTGGTAGAATCAGTGTTTAAACCGCTGAGCGAAAATTGCAGAGATCGCCCATCCCCCAACGCTGTGATTTGGAACG GAAACACTGATCAAAACGAAGATGTTGTCATGGTTACATTTGGAAGTATAGCTTCTAACCGTGGCATGTTTGCCCCACCAATTATTCCACTCGAAATGAAAGATGAACTGGTTAAGTTGATGGGTGAACCAGAGGCGTGGTTTGCAGGCGCTTTTGTTAAGTATGCCATGCGACTTCAACCAGACATACAAGAGAAAATTGATAAAGCAACATCAGAAATGGACCTAGCTCCTCCGCTTGTGGG TATTCATATTCGGCGAACTGATAAGTTACTCTGGGAGGCACAACACCATTCTGTTGAAGAGTACATGCGTCACGTGGTAgagtattatgacgtaaagaACCTGGAGACCAATGAGGAACCGAAAGAGAGAAAAGTTTACGTGGCAAGCGATGATTTAACAACAGTTACTGAACTTAAGAATAA GTATCCCAACTACAAGTTCATTTCTGGACAGTCAGCAAGTAGTAGAAATCATGAAGGATTGGTCGGCGTTGTTACTGACGTATTGATTCTCTCCAAATGCGACTACCTTGTTTGCACATTCTCTTCTAAC GTTTGCCGTCTTAGTTACGAACTGATGCATACTCACACAGCAGATGCCTCAGTCAAATTTCATTCTCTAGAcgatatatattattatttagcaCCACGTTACCAAGTCGCGGTGCTTCCCCACACAGCGGGGAATTCCAAAGAAATTGACATAGAAgttggtgacgtcatagggGTACGTGGAAACCACTGGGATGGATTTTCCCTTGGCTTAAATCGTAGGACCAGCAAAGTGGGCCTGTATCCATCGTTTAAAGCTACTTTTAAAGTGAACACTGGACATTTCCTGGATTATCAATTATAG
- the LOC100183863 gene encoding alpha-(1,6)-fucosyltransferase-like isoform X2, translated as MRFHWIKFTTTCRVLITVAVVQLVFVIYFKTTVPLSCPDVIQNDRQNTMVHEQRQEYSDRLLRSIERNAKEIGYFVNSQLDEMKPYVKQETKEIFNEQKRLLLTRINTLRSITADKRNRKSQKLLVELEKRIQTSQNPLKCEKILRCVLPGSGLGSQMHQLVHCFLAAFGTGRVLVLEKGATMITYGTLVESVFKPLSENCRDRPSPNAVIWNGNTDQNEDVVMVTFGSIASNRGMFAPPIIPLEMKDELVKLMGEPEAWFAGAFVKYAMRLQPDIQEKIDKATSEMDLAPPLVGIHIRRTDKLLWEAQHHSVEEYMRHVVEYYDVKNLETNEEPKERKVYVASDDLTTVTELKNKYPNYKFISGQSASSRNHEGLVGVVTDVLILSKCDYLVCTFSSNHHVTKSRCFPTQRGIPKKLT; from the exons ATGCGTTTTCATTGGATCAAGTTCACTACAACGTGCAGGGTTCTAATAACTGTGGCAGTTGTGCAGTTAGTTTTCGTCATATACTTCAA AACAACAGTTCCCTTATCATGTCCTGATGTTATACAAAATGACAGGCAGAACACAATGGTGCATGAGCAACGACAAG AATACTCAGACCGTCTGCTGCGCTCAATTGAACGTAATGCTAAAGAAATTGGATATTTTGTCAACTCGCAGTTGGACGAAATGAAACCATACGTAAAACAAGAAACTAaggaaatatttaatgaacaGAAAAG gttACTATTAACTCGGATAAACACATTGCGCTCTATAACCGCTGATAAAAGAAACAGAAAGTCGCAAAAGCTGTTGGTGGAGTTGGAAAAACGAATTCAAACTTCGCAG aaCCCCTTGAAATGCGAAAAAATCCTACGATGCGTTCTACCTGGAAGCGGACTAGGATCCCAAATGCACCAGCTTGTTCATTGCTTCTTGGCAGCGTTTGGAACAGGACGTGTATTGGTACTTGAGAAAGGGGCAACCATGATTACATACGGAACTCTGGTAGAATCAGTGTTTAAACCGCTGAGCGAAAATTGCAGAGATCGCCCATCCCCCAACGCTGTGATTTGGAACG GAAACACTGATCAAAACGAAGATGTTGTCATGGTTACATTTGGAAGTATAGCTTCTAACCGTGGCATGTTTGCCCCACCAATTATTCCACTCGAAATGAAAGATGAACTGGTTAAGTTGATGGGTGAACCAGAGGCGTGGTTTGCAGGCGCTTTTGTTAAGTATGCCATGCGACTTCAACCAGACATACAAGAGAAAATTGATAAAGCAACATCAGAAATGGACCTAGCTCCTCCGCTTGTGGG TATTCATATTCGGCGAACTGATAAGTTACTCTGGGAGGCACAACACCATTCTGTTGAAGAGTACATGCGTCACGTGGTAgagtattatgacgtaaagaACCTGGAGACCAATGAGGAACCGAAAGAGAGAAAAGTTTACGTGGCAAGCGATGATTTAACAACAGTTACTGAACTTAAGAATAA GTATCCCAACTACAAGTTCATTTCTGGACAGTCAGCAAGTAGTAGAAATCATGAAGGATTGGTCGGCGTTGTTACTGACGTATTGATTCTCTCCAAATGCGACTACCTTGTTTGCACATTCTCTTCTAAC caCCACGTTACCAAGTCGCGGTGCTTCCCCACACAGCGGGGAATTCCAAAGAAATTGACATAG
- the LOC100179165 gene encoding R-spondin-3-like isoform X1 encodes MECQHSFERLFSLLLLLNSLTLSFPRRRHSTQRYPRSRPTIVGSLYYNRFQALAPRQVRCDPTNCSECNLLNGCLKCRPKWFILIEKLGSREIGRCYETCPSGYYHKRSNVTISTCLKCPGNCTSCFGNFCLHCNAGYYRQSNGKCKKVKCRVKCHVRKNETRRCPGGGFYGRKRYLSKSKACRKRKRTCCGRKRRTICRRNRNGRKRKRGRKTIKRCNNDTKSHSNRQRENRPCVNCSFFSRKLTPTTISSASNRS; translated from the exons ATGGAATGCCAGCATAGTTTCGAGCGTTTGTTTAGTCTTCTTTTGCTGCTGAATTCACTCACATTGAGTTTCCCACGTCGGCGGCATTCCACACAAAGATACCCTCGGTCAAGACCGACTATTGTCGGATCATTGTACTACAACAGATTTCAAG CTCTCGCTCCAAGGCAAGTTCGTTGCGATCCTACAAATTGTTCCGAATGCAATCTCTTAAACGGGTGCCTCAAATGTAGACCCAAGTGGTTCATATTAATAGAAAAGCTGGGCTCAAGAGAAATCGGTCGCTGTTACGAAACTTGCCCAAGTGGATATTACCACAAAAGATCAAATGTTACAATCAGTACTTGTTTGA AATGCCCTGGGAACTGTACTTCATGCTTCggcaatttttgtttacactGCAATGCAGGATATTACCGGCAGTCAAACGGAAAATGCAAAAAAG tcaaGTGCCGAGTAAAGTGTCATGTTAGGAAAAACGAAACTCGGAGGTGCCCCGGTGGTGGATTTTACGGCCGGAAACGATATCTGTCGAAAAGCAAAGCGTGtaggaaaagaaaaagaacGTGCTGTGGCAGAAAGAGAAGAACTATTT GTCGCCGAAATAGGAATGGCAGAAAAAGGAAGCGAGGgagaaaaacaattaaaagatGCAATAATGATACTAAGAGCCACAGCAATAGACAACGCGAAAACAGACCTTGCGTGAACTGCTCGTTTTTTTCTCGAAAATTGACGCCAACGACAATATCTTCCGCCTCCAACAGGTCATGA
- the LOC100184622 gene encoding tetratricopeptide repeat protein 29-like — translation MTTLPAINAKGNRASTTSAKERAASNVSRRNMRFMTWRERELVKQQKIRDEKPAMSKVDTSIYRNSYKHNMCVEMLKEGFHKSFEELFNLIEQRKRKRLEAGVDSVLWHEKSLEEQSEKLDQLWLHLTKAEAALRVGKWEEVYAARHQLAQFFLSTGDQWLSDHFFKSALETSLNIRLDGGRREAEANCNIGLALERNEQYKLSAEHLEKFHQLSVGRNWTDEASLPHSSAACQHLSRIYTALSDATSDLQEKQNYLNKAYSVAKEGSDPMQEAKAALKLGQNYELMKDSETAIEYLNHSLETAQDLHDNELIGEACEALAKSHQTQGNVSRSIECLEIFAQTSRDSGRKTELVNACNCLGVIYNTMGHYDNAVDHFTSAYQVSNELGELSEKSAVLLGVAQGNAMLNAFKHNMEIPRRHMMDRIIDWKNERCNEFGNPLPTVHMSQPPTPPRVPDPTEPFRQVEGSDLIVTE, via the exons ATGACGACACTACCGGCAATCAACGCAAAGGGTAATCGAGCAAGTACAACTTCTGCCAAGGAAAGAG CTGCTTCCAATGTAAGTCGTAGAAACATGAGATTCATGACCTGGAGGGAGAGAGAACTTGTGAAGCAACAGAAAATACGAGATGAGAAACCAGCCATGTCAAAAGTGGATACCTCCAT atATCGAAATTCATACAAACACAACATGTGTGTGGAAATGCTGAAAGAAGGTTTCCATAAATCATTTGAagaactttttaatttaatcgaACAAAGGAAAAGGAAACGACTTGAAGCAGGCGTGGACTCTGTGTTGTGGCAT GAAAAATCACTTGAAGAACAAAGTGAGAAATTAGATCAACTGTGGTTGCATCTTACTAAGGCTGAAGCTGCATTAAGAGTTG GAAAGTGGGAAGAAGTTTATGCTGCTCGCCATCAGCTTGCTCAGTTTTTCCTCAGCACCGGGGATCAGTGGCTCTCGGATCATTTCTTTAAATCTGCTCTTGAGACGAGTCTTAACATCCGATTAGATGGAGGACGCAGGGAAGCTGAGGCAAACTGCAACATAGGACTCGCCCTTGAAAGAAAtg AACAATACAAGTTATCAGCGGAACATTTGGAAAAGTTTCATCAGTTAAGTGTTGGGAGAAATTGGACGGATGAAGCATCATTACCACACAGCAGTGCAGCTTGTCAACATTTGTCAAG AATTTACACTGCACTGTCAGATGCCACCTCTGACTTGCAAGAGAAACAAAATTACCTCAACAAAGCTTACAGTGTGGCAAAGGAAGGTTCGGACCCCATGCAGGAGGCCAAGGCTGCTCTGAAACTTGGGCAAAACTATGAGTTAATGAAAGATTCCGAAACAGCAATTGAA TACCTTAACCATTCCTTGGAAACCGCCCAAGATCTCCATGACAACGAGTTGATTGGTGAGGCTTGTGAAGCGCTTGCAAAGTCACATCAGACGCAGGGTAACGTCTCACGTTCTATCGAATGTTTGGAAATATTCGCCCAAACGTCACGTGACAGCGGACGGAAGACAGAGTTGGTGAACGCTTGCAACTGTCTTGGTGTTATCTACAATACCATG GGCCACTACGACAATGCAGTAGATCATTTCACTTCGGCGTACCAAGTTTCCAACGAACTTGGCGAGTTAAGTGAGAAATCTGCCGTGCTGCTTGGTGTAGCACAAGGTAACGCGATGCTCAACGCATTCAAGCATAACATGGAGATTCCACGACGTCATATGATGGACCGAATCATTGATTGGAAAAATGAAAGATGCAATGAATTTGGTAACCCGCTACCTACAG taCACATGTCTCAACCACCGACCCCACCGAGAGTACCTGACCCTACAGAGCCGTTCCGTCAAGTTGAAGGCTCTGACCTCATTGTGACGGAGTGA
- the LOC101242794 gene encoding protein FAM84B-like, with translation MGNTKSYNQVPTSGIDPEDLNVDKYEPTEKSEDNDDHLMFVFHTTDGDSTERVVHDEVLPENQKFFTYTVTANGKLFAERDRNIQPIEIDDLLKHLRPGDAVEFVRDDLTFHWAMFVGNRMFVHLENEQVVSHCVDDIKGGRRARMVNNIYKARCLPSVQCIHNAKAQIGRKDSIWKNSECFVMWCRTNQSEFAVDDMRVKDLDATPSKNLPKIYVLEIYDSDEVAEVKKFSSISELTDFRQNFEKMEGR, from the coding sequence atgGGAAACACTAAGTCGTATAATCAAGTCCCAACATCAGGAATCGATCCGGAGGACTTAAATGTTGACAAATATGAGCCGACGGAAAAATCTGAAGATAATGATGATCATctaatgtttgtatttcaCACAACAGATGGTGACTCAACTGAACGCGTTGTCCACGATGAAGTTCTACCTGAAAACCAAAAGTTTTTCACCTACACTGTTACAGCCAATGGAAAGCTGTTTGCTGAGCGCGATAGAAACATACAACCAATTGAAATAGATGATCTGTTAAAGCATTTGCGACCTGGTGATGCTGTGGAGTTCGTAAGAGATGATTTAACTTTTCATTGGGCCATGTTTGTTGGAAATAGAATGTTTGTTCATCTTGAGAACGAACAGGTAGTATCACACTGTGTGGATGATATTAAAGGTGGTCGACGGGCAAGGATGGTAAACAACATCTACAAAGCACGCTGCCTTCCTTCTGTGCAATGCATACACAATGCTAAAGCACAGATTGGAAGAAAGGACAGTATTTGGAAGAACAGCGAGTGTTTTGTGATGTGGTGTCGGACAAACCAGTCAGAATTCGCAGTGGATGATATGAGAGTGAAAGACCTCGATGCCACCCCCTCGAAGAACCTTCCCAAGATTTATGTTCTTGAGATATATGACAGTGATGAGGTGGCAGAGGTAAAGAAGTTTTCTTCCATTTCCGAACTGACAGATTTCCGACAAAATTTTGAGAAAATGGAAGGAAGATGA